A region from the Tachysurus fulvidraco isolate hzauxx_2018 unplaced genomic scaffold, HZAU_PFXX_2.0 HiC_scaffold_102_np12, whole genome shotgun sequence genome encodes:
- the LOC113651673 gene encoding trace amine-associated receptor 13c-like, with translation MNLTEFNQSDGCDHFSCPERSVSSAVYILLYICSAAVVLLTVCGNMLIIISVLHFKQLHTPTNMLVLSLAVSDFLVGALVMPPTLIWMIESCWIFGRDFCISFLFIGGLLMIISIYNVALIAVDRYLALSNPFLYTNTISTRIMCIVVSTNWCVNLVYSLAFNYFVGPFTNTVMCPGECYYLLNEDWSVTDLIYSFIFPLSVIIILYTRVFVIVKKHVTAIRELNNHTRPKTQKITSHSMKSERKAAKVLGILVSVFLVCLLPYFIYSLLGNVIELQMETFLVVVSLNSTINPYIYALFYSWFRRCIHIIITLKIFKKDSALINMI, from the coding sequence atgaacctgacagagtttaatcagtctgatggctgtgatcatttctcctgtccagagagatctgtatcttctgcagtttatatcttactgtacatctgttcagctgctgtggttctgctaacagtgtgtggaaatatgctcatcatcatctctgttcttcacttcaagcagcttcacacaccaacaaacatgctggtgctctctctggctgtgtcaGATTTCCTTGTTGGTGCTTTAGTGATGCCGCCAACGTTAATCTGGATGATTGAGTCATGCTGGATTTTTGGGAGAGATTTCTGCATCAGCTTTTTGTTTATTGGTGGTCTCCTCATGATCATATCAATTTATAATGTTGCCCTGATCGCTGTAGATCGGTATTTAGCTCTGTCAAACCCTtttctctacacaaacacaatctctACAAGAATTATGTGCATTGTGGTTTCAACTAACTGGTGTGTAAATCTGGTGTACAGTCTAGCATTCAATTATTTTGTTGGACCCTTTACAAATACTGTAATGTGTCCTGGAGAGTGTTATTACTTACTAAATGAGGATTGGTCTGTAACTGAtctcatatattcatttatatttccactttctgtcataatcatattgtatactcGAGTTTTTGTGATTGTTAAGAAACATGTCACTGCTATCAGAgagcttaataatcacacacggcctaaaacacagaaaatcacctcacactccatgaaatctgagagaaaagcagctaaagtcctcggtattttagtgtctgtgtttctggtgtgtttacttccatattttatttatagtttattagGGAATGTTATTGAACTACAGATGGAAACATTTCTAGTTGTGGTTTCTCTTAACTCCACAATTAATCCCTatatttatgctctgttttactCGTGGTTTAGGAGGTGCATTCATATAATCATAActctgaaaatatttaaaaaagattctGCGTTAATAAACATGATTTAA